The window GTCTTTGTCCTCCCGGATCAGGGCGGCCTCTTCCAGGTATTCCAGCATGGTGTCCTTGGCCCGGGCTGTGTGGATCAGCTGTTGGATATTCTCTTTTTTGGAAATGAATTCGCCCTCGGTTTTTGTCTTGCTTTTCAGATAGTCATAATACCCGGTGCGGTCAATGACGGTTTCCATGGCCATGGCCGGGGCCATGTCATGGATGGCATCCAGGATATCCAGGGCTTCGGACATATTTTCATGTATCTTTTTGGTCACAAGCCGGTCCCGGACCATGATCCGGGCCGCACCCTGGAGAGAGCCGCCCTGGCTGCGCAGGTCTGCCAGCTTTTTAATCATGGACGGCCCGATTCCCCGCTTGGGTGTATTGACTATCCGCTCAAAGGAGAGATCGTCATTGGGGAAAAACGAAGCGCTTAAATAAGAGTTGATGTCCAGTACTTCCATACGTTCAAAAAAGCCCTGGGAGCCCATGAGACGGTAGGGGATGCGAAAGCTTCTGAAAATTTTTTCAAAGGGCAGGGAGCAGAATTTGGTCCGGTAAACCACGGCCATCCTGTCAAAGGGAATGCCCTGGCCCTGTTTGTGAAGATTTAAGATGCGTCTTGCAGCCCATTCGGCTTCGTGGGCATCGGACATGAAATCGTAGATCTCCACCACCCCGCCTCTTTTCTGGGAAAAGCAGCGCTTCTCCATTTTGTCGGGGTTGTGGTCAATGAGATCATTGGCGGCCTGGACGATCTCGTCGGCAGACCTGTAGTTTTCCTCCAGTCTGAAAATTTCTGCATCGTTGTATTTTTGTGCAAATCTTAAAAAGTGGTTCACATTGGAACCCCGGAATCCATACACCGCCTGCCAGTCATCTCCCACACAGAACAGATTGCGGTGTTCCCCCAGCAAAAGCGAGGTGAGCTCCTCCTGCAGATTGTTGGTGTCCTGGTACTCATCCACCAGAATATAGGAAAAATGGTTCTGATAAAAATTGCGGACTTCGGCATTGTCCCGGAGCAGATCCCGGGTTTTAAGCAGGATATTGTCAAAATCAACGCAGTTCATTTCAGCAAGACGGTTTTCAAACTGGGTATATATGTCGGCCATCTTGATGTTGAGAAATCCAGGTTTGCGGTCAAAATATTTGACAGGCTCACCGTCGTTTTTGGCCCGGGAGATGGATGAAAGAATCCGGTTTGCGTATTTTTTGTCGATATTGTTTTTTACGCACAGCTCTTTGATCAGTTTGTCCTGCTGGTACACGGTGAACACCTGCAGGGGCGGGGTGTACCCCATGATCTGGCAATGCCGTTTCAGGATCATCAGGCAGGCGGAGTGATAGGTTCTCACCCATTCAAAGCGCATCTGGGGAAGGCCGGTCATCTCCATGAGCCGATTTTTCATCTCCTGGGCTGCCTTATTTGTGAAGGTGATGGCCAGAATACGCTGGGGGTCGTGGCCCCTGGCAATGAGGTGGGAAAATTTGGCGGTAAGTGTCCTT is drawn from uncultured Desulfobacter sp. and contains these coding sequences:
- a CDS encoding ATP-dependent helicase, whose translation is MQLSQPQQDAVDHTGSPALVVAGAGSGKTRTLTAKFSHLIARGHDPQRILAITFTNKAAQEMKNRLMEMTGLPQMRFEWVRTYHSACLMILKRHCQIMGYTPPLQVFTVYQQDKLIKELCVKNNIDKKYANRILSSISRAKNDGEPVKYFDRKPGFLNIKMADIYTQFENRLAEMNCVDFDNILLKTRDLLRDNAEVRNFYQNHFSYILVDEYQDTNNLQEELTSLLLGEHRNLFCVGDDWQAVYGFRGSNVNHFLRFAQKYNDAEIFRLEENYRSADEIVQAANDLIDHNPDKMEKRCFSQKRGGVVEIYDFMSDAHEAEWAARRILNLHKQGQGIPFDRMAVVYRTKFCSLPFEKIFRSFRIPYRLMGSQGFFERMEVLDINSYLSASFFPNDDLSFERIVNTPKRGIGPSMIKKLADLRSQGGSLQGAARIMVRDRLVTKKIHENMSEALDILDAIHDMAPAMAMETVIDRTGYYDYLKSKTKTEGEFISKKENIQQLIHTARAKDTMLEYLEEAALIREDKDEDDQDENGVGLLTIHSAKGLEFDVVFIVGCEEGLFPHWRSIDEGDMALSEERRLMYVAMTRAERFLYLSHVNYRKGDFATPSRFIDQVRECLA